The Desulfobotulus pelophilus sequence AGGGGCAGACAGGCAATGAGAAATGCTGCAGACCCATCCATTTTTTCCAGGGCAACGGCTACAGAAAGGGGAAACAGCCAGATAAGATTAATAAGCACCACAGCCAGAGTGACTGTTTTGTGGTTACCAGCAAGGCGGGATGCGTACTGATAGGCATGGCTTCTGTGAGCTTCATATACCTTTTCACCATAAAAAAGGCGTCTCAACAGTGTAAGCGTTGCATCGCTTATAAAGACGGCAAGCAGGATCATCCAGCACCAGAAAACAGCAGGAGAAAACCAGGCTGCCTGAATGGCAAGCAATCCCAGAATAAGTCCAATGAATCCACTACCCGCATCCCCCATAAAAATCCGTGCAACTGGAAAATTCCAGACCAGAAAACCTGCAGCAGCGGCTGCCAGAACCAAAGGGATAAGAGCCAGTCCTTTCTCTCCAAGCACATAATAAAGAAAAGCCCCTCCTATGCATACGCTCACAGCTTCTGCGCCGGCAATACCATCAATTCCGTCCATAAAATTATACAAATTTAAGAGCCATACGAGCCCCACTAATATGAGTGTCCCTGAAAACCACCCTCCATGCAGTGTATGACCCATCACCTTCATATCCGGAATACCCCCTAGCCAGTAAAGCCCCCATGCAGCCGCTGTAAAATGGCCCAGAAGACGCCATCTGGCTGGAATATGCCCCCTATCATCCCAAAAGCCTATAAAGGCAACCAGCCCACCAGCACCGGAAAAAGCCGCAACAACAGACCAGTCATTAAATCCTGCCATGGCCATGCTGAAAAGGGTAACAACAAAAATGATGACAACTGCCAGCCCTCCCCCTCTGGGCGTAGGTGTTTCATGGGAGCTGCGGTCACAGGGGGTATCCATAAGACTTTTGGAAATTGCATAATGCCTGACAATCCGGGTCAAAACATAACTGGCAAGAAAAACCAGAAGTATCATAGCGGCAACATACGGCATTATTATATCCGGCCTTTCATGAAATGTTCTGCTGTCTGCTGAAGTCCTTGCTCCATGCTTACGGGAGGCCTCCAGTTTAAAAGCCTTTTCGTTTCTTCGATGTCAACCTGAAGGTATCCAAACAGGCGCTGAACAGAGTCTCTTC is a genomic window containing:
- a CDS encoding MraY family glycosyltransferase yields the protein MPYVAAMILLVFLASYVLTRIVRHYAISKSLMDTPCDRSSHETPTPRGGGLAVVIIFVVTLFSMAMAGFNDWSVVAAFSGAGGLVAFIGFWDDRGHIPARWRLLGHFTAAAWGLYWLGGIPDMKVMGHTLHGGWFSGTLILVGLVWLLNLYNFMDGIDGIAGAEAVSVCIGGAFLYYVLGEKGLALIPLVLAAAAAGFLVWNFPVARIFMGDAGSGFIGLILGLLAIQAAWFSPAVFWCWMILLAVFISDATLTLLRRLFYGEKVYEAHRSHAYQYASRLAGNHKTVTLAVVLINLIWLFPLSVAVALEKMDGSAAFLIACLPLALVAFFLKAGAGHLQKK